A window from Roseburia sp. 499 encodes these proteins:
- a CDS encoding DUF6933 domain-containing protein produces the protein MYIFCSKALTDALNIKKTELQKVSAKIQIDDLYAWHGHITKLDGKNTIILMNDKTMYSLIFRNKLPRSADKFATIIKEAVPYIMEVGGFNKTEINKYMTGVGEIIFAEKPDRQMTGNLTRMFLDMEYTGHRWLEDESIQVEQAAFENNGIRRQGKESVKPFGRMLEELDN, from the coding sequence ATGTACATATTTTGTTCGAAGGCGTTAACAGATGCCTTAAATATTAAGAAAACTGAATTACAGAAGGTATCCGCCAAGATACAGATTGATGATTTATATGCATGGCATGGTCATATAACTAAGCTTGATGGAAAGAATACAATTATTCTGATGAATGACAAAACAATGTATTCACTGATTTTCAGAAATAAGTTGCCAAGAAGTGCTGATAAGTTTGCGACGATTATCAAAGAGGCCGTCCCATACATCATGGAAGTTGGAGGATTCAATAAAACTGAAATTAATAAGTATATGACTGGAGTAGGCGAGATAATATTTGCCGAGAAGCCAGATCGACAGATGACAGGTAACCTTACTAGAATGTTTCTTGATATGGAATATACCGGGCATAGATGGCTGGAAGATGAAAGTATTCAGGTGGAGCAGGCGGCATTTGAAAATAATGGAATTAGGCGTCAGGGAAAAGAATCCGTGAAGCCGTTTGGGAGAATGTTGGAAGAGTTAGATAATTGA
- a CDS encoding nucleotidyl transferase AbiEii/AbiGii toxin family protein, with product MPQYNRAELGRMATESGFVRDTFEKVLRLKEILRFLNEDEFLREHLLLKGGTAINLTVFNLPRLSVDIDMDYTPNDTREDMLECREKITNVIKEYMESEGYLLSDASRFSHSLDAFHYNYQNAGGNRDMIKIELNYSLRAHVFEPVYRSILPSAFDDGLKIRMVNPMEIFAAKGNALITRAAARDLYDWCNMLSERLFEEQRDLFRKCFVFYMTISADMLNKSFDTSAIDTLDFNKIRRDLFPVLNKKDNFQLDERKKIAKEYIENLMILTAKEQEYLDNFEKKKYIPELLFDDVDIVKRIKNHPMALWKCKE from the coding sequence ATGCCGCAATATAATAGAGCTGAACTTGGAAGAATGGCTACCGAAAGTGGATTTGTGAGAGATACTTTTGAAAAGGTGCTTCGATTAAAGGAAATACTCAGATTCTTGAATGAAGATGAGTTCTTAAGAGAGCATTTACTCTTAAAGGGTGGAACTGCAATTAATCTTACAGTATTTAATCTGCCTCGATTATCAGTGGATATTGATATGGATTATACTCCTAATGATACCAGAGAGGATATGCTTGAATGTAGAGAGAAAATCACGAATGTGATAAAAGAATACATGGAGTCTGAAGGATATCTGTTATCAGATGCATCGAGATTCAGCCATAGCTTGGATGCATTTCACTACAATTATCAGAATGCTGGTGGCAATAGGGACATGATTAAGATTGAACTCAATTATTCCTTAAGAGCTCATGTTTTTGAACCGGTGTACAGAAGCATTCTTCCATCGGCATTTGATGATGGATTGAAAATACGAATGGTGAATCCTATGGAAATATTCGCAGCTAAAGGCAATGCTCTTATTACAAGAGCTGCGGCCAGGGATTTGTATGATTGGTGCAATATGTTGTCTGAGAGACTCTTTGAAGAACAGCGAGATTTGTTCAGAAAATGCTTTGTGTTTTATATGACGATTTCAGCTGATATGCTCAATAAATCGTTTGATACATCTGCAATTGATACGCTTGACTTCAATAAAATCAGGCGAGATTTATTTCCAGTGCTTAATAAGAAGGACAACTTTCAATTGGATGAGAGAAAAAAGATTGCTAAGGAGTATATAGAAAACCTAATGATTCTAACTGCGAAGGAGCAGGAATATCTTGATAACTTCGAGAAGAAAAAGTATATTCCAGAGTTACTTTTTGACGATGTTGATATTGTTAAAAGAATAAAGAACCATCCAATGGCATTGTGGAAATGTAAGGAGTAG
- a CDS encoding helix-turn-helix domain-containing protein codes for MSKKSYQDYQKIIGERIKQYRINAGISQRDLEEESGVSVRSISRLEQGASVQLESLIKILSALNLESNIELLIPDQTKRPSFYLKESEKPKQRVRKKKDSASNFKWGDEE; via the coding sequence GTGAGTAAAAAAAGTTATCAAGATTACCAAAAAATTATTGGGGAGAGGATTAAGCAATATCGTATTAATGCTGGAATTTCGCAGAGAGACTTGGAGGAGGAGTCTGGGGTATCTGTTCGTAGCATATCTAGGCTAGAACAAGGAGCATCTGTTCAGCTTGAAAGTTTGATAAAAATCTTGTCTGCGCTTAATCTTGAGAGTAATATTGAGTTATTAATACCGGATCAAACGAAGCGTCCATCTTTTTATTTAAAAGAAAGTGAGAAACCAAAGCAACGAGTTCGCAAAAAAAAGGATTCTGCCAGCAATTTCAAATGGGGGGATGAAGAATAA
- a CDS encoding type II toxin-antitoxin system HipA family toxin, whose amino-acid sequence MNTTAEVYLWGTRVGIIHQDLDKPYASYEYDADFLKSGIEISPIMMPLSNIVYEFPLLSGEPFFGMPGLVVDSLPDTFGNKVIEQWLASQGKSIKDFTAIDRLCYTGKRGMGALEYVPASSEISDINENIDVSEMVKFASDVLNQRKRVMLNAQEALTYSQLVQVGSSAGGARAKALIAWNEKTNEIRSGQLNLDKDYDYWLMKFDNVSKNGDHGLEDAPEYTLIEYAYYKMALDAGIQMNECRIYSNAGENHFMTKRFDRVGGKKIHMQSLGAMAHISYKEPRLCSYEMAAGYMREINLPMKDIEQFYSRMVFNCVAVNQDDHVKNISFLMDRSGKWRLSPAYDVTYSYDVTNKWLSAHQMTINGKKSNICLADLLEVGEKMGLKKKKCMDIISKISLVVGDFQKYAEETNIRENTFSDIKKIHDQNKVEI is encoded by the coding sequence ATGAATACAACTGCAGAAGTATATTTATGGGGGACCAGAGTTGGTATTATACATCAAGATTTAGATAAGCCATATGCATCGTATGAATATGATGCTGATTTTTTGAAGAGTGGAATAGAAATATCGCCAATAATGATGCCGCTTAGTAATATTGTTTACGAGTTTCCGCTTCTTTCAGGAGAGCCATTTTTTGGCATGCCTGGATTGGTTGTAGATTCCTTGCCTGATACTTTTGGAAATAAAGTTATAGAACAATGGCTTGCTTCACAAGGAAAATCAATAAAAGATTTTACTGCAATCGATAGACTATGTTACACAGGTAAAAGGGGAATGGGAGCACTTGAATATGTGCCAGCTAGTTCGGAAATAAGTGATATTAATGAGAATATTGATGTGTCCGAAATGGTTAAGTTTGCTTCTGATGTACTGAATCAGAGAAAGCGGGTTATGCTAAATGCACAGGAAGCATTGACATATTCGCAGTTAGTGCAAGTCGGAAGTTCTGCTGGTGGTGCACGAGCTAAGGCGTTAATAGCGTGGAATGAAAAGACAAATGAGATTCGTTCTGGACAGCTCAACCTTGATAAGGATTATGATTACTGGTTGATGAAGTTTGACAATGTTTCAAAAAATGGCGATCATGGATTGGAGGATGCGCCAGAATACACTTTAATTGAGTATGCATATTATAAAATGGCATTGGATGCAGGAATTCAGATGAATGAATGTAGAATATATTCAAATGCTGGAGAGAACCATTTTATGACAAAGCGATTTGATCGTGTTGGTGGGAAAAAAATACACATGCAATCGCTGGGGGCGATGGCACATATTAGTTATAAAGAGCCAAGATTGTGCAGTTACGAAATGGCAGCGGGGTATATGCGAGAAATAAATTTACCGATGAAAGATATAGAGCAATTTTATAGCAGAATGGTGTTTAATTGTGTGGCGGTTAATCAAGATGATCATGTGAAAAATATATCTTTCTTAATGGATCGAAGCGGAAAGTGGAGGTTATCACCGGCATACGATGTTACTTATTCGTATGATGTTACCAACAAGTGGTTAAGTGCTCATCAGATGACTATAAATGGGAAAAAGAGCAACATATGTCTCGCAGATTTATTAGAAGTTGGTGAGAAAATGGGACTCAAAAAGAAAAAGTGTATGGATATTATTTCCAAGATCAGTTTGGTTGTTGGTGATTTTCAAAAATATGCAGAAGAAACAAATATTAGAGAGAATACTTTTTCGGATATAAAGAAGATTCATGATCAAAATAAGGTGGAAATATAA
- a CDS encoding GNAT family N-acetyltransferase yields MMNKKIKIRPEEHKDYKSIISLILRSFQEGTDYSDGSDIIALVEEIRDSKYYIPELSFVAELDNEVVGHFLFSHFPLSPTKEGGHDDNPISEIVMLAPVSVHADYFHQGIGSAMLKMGIEKVKEMGYKGITVEGNFNFYNKVGFKTSSEYNIFPTSGWPMEEPRCMMCQETYEGSLDGVHGYIVYDMYFNA; encoded by the coding sequence ATGATGAACAAGAAGATTAAAATTCGTCCAGAAGAACATAAAGATTATAAGAGTATTATTTCTCTTATTTTGCGTTCGTTTCAAGAAGGAACAGACTATTCTGATGGAAGCGATATTATTGCATTAGTAGAGGAAATCAGAGATTCAAAATATTATATTCCAGAGTTATCCTTTGTTGCAGAATTAGATAACGAGGTGGTAGGACACTTTTTGTTTTCACATTTTCCGTTATCACCAACAAAAGAAGGAGGACATGATGATAATCCAATCTCTGAAATTGTTATGTTAGCACCTGTATCAGTTCATGCTGATTATTTCCATCAGGGAATAGGAAGCGCTATGCTTAAAATGGGAATTGAGAAAGTAAAGGAAATGGGCTATAAAGGAATAACCGTGGAAGGGAATTTTAACTTTTATAATAAAGTTGGATTTAAAACATCATCAGAGTACAACATTTTTCCAACAAGTGGATGGCCAATGGAAGAACCACGATGCATGATGTGTCAGGAAACATATGAAGGATCGTTGGATGGCGTACATGGTTATATCGTTTATGACATGTATTTCAATGCATAA
- a CDS encoding type IV toxin-antitoxin system AbiEi family antitoxin domain-containing protein produces MLILNLYFELLKTPVFTVEDVNKYYDNMDSARSAIKRLMKEGMVAKIRNNMYTCISGETGAPVANRFQIASKITPTSYVSHHTAMEYYGITDQVYYDVYVASETSFREFDFDGYTYRYVASKDLEGVETPALSGGIRITNLERTVVDCVKDMDKISGIEEVLQDIGSVKRMQEKRVLKYLDLLSNQFLYQKMGFLLSGHKEQMGLSDDFFDICKSQIGKSKRYLTKDMSGGRYVDEWKLVIPENIYNLKNGVMEDAAI; encoded by the coding sequence GTGTTGATTTTGAATTTGTATTTTGAGCTATTGAAAACTCCAGTATTTACTGTTGAAGATGTAAATAAATATTATGACAATATGGACAGCGCTCGCTCTGCAATCAAGCGATTGATGAAGGAGGGAATGGTGGCGAAAATCCGTAACAATATGTATACCTGCATCAGTGGAGAGACAGGGGCGCCGGTTGCTAATCGATTTCAGATAGCAAGCAAGATTACGCCAACCTCTTATGTGTCTCACCATACCGCTATGGAATATTATGGGATAACCGATCAGGTATATTACGATGTCTATGTTGCATCAGAAACCAGCTTTCGAGAGTTTGATTTTGATGGATACACCTATCGATATGTGGCATCAAAGGATCTGGAAGGTGTGGAAACACCTGCTTTAAGCGGTGGAATCCGAATTACAAATCTTGAACGAACCGTAGTAGACTGCGTAAAGGATATGGATAAAATATCAGGAATTGAAGAGGTTCTTCAGGACATTGGAAGTGTGAAACGGATGCAAGAAAAAAGAGTGTTGAAATATTTAGACCTCTTGTCTAATCAGTTCCTATACCAGAAGATGGGATTTCTTCTTTCTGGACATAAAGAGCAGATGGGGTTGTCAGATGATTTTTTTGATATCTGCAAAAGTCAAATAGGAAAGAGCAAGCGTTATCTGACTAAGGATATGTCAGGTGGACGATATGTTGATGAGTGGAAGCTGGTGATTCCAGAGAATATTTATAATTTGAAGAATGGGGTGATGGAAGATGCCGCAATATAA